In the Candidatus Bathyarchaeia archaeon genome, AACGCACGAACCGCAGTTTTAGCGGCGGCTAACCCCGCGTTGGGCAGGTATGAGCCTCACCGAACCGTCGCAGAAAACATCAGCCTACCCGTCACCATCCTTTCCAGATTCGACATCATCTTTGTGCTGCGAGATGTGCCCGACCGGGAAGCGGACGGCAAAATGAGCCAGCACATCTTGGAGATTCACCAACGCGGCATCAGCCCCGTGGAGGCCCCCGTGGACGCGGAATTCCTGCGCAAATACATCAGCTACGCCAAAAGCATCCAGCCCGAACTCTCCAACGACGCCTTGAATCGGCTGCGTGAGTTCTACTTAGCCATGCGTTCCGCAAGCGAATCAGAAGGCTCGCCAGTGGCAATCACAGCCAGACAGTTAGAGTCGCTGGTCCGAGTTGCCGAAGCCCGTGCACGTTCAGCTTTGCGCAAAGAAGTCACTGGCGAAGATGCCGAAGCTGCAATTACTCTGATGAGACGCAGTCTGGAAGAAGTGGGCATTGACATGTCCAGCTACAAAATGGACATCGATATCATAATGACGGGCAGACCAAAAAGCGTCCGCGACAAGCTGCAGGTTGTGCTCTCGGCAGTCGTTGACATGGAGCGGGAAACTGGAACGGTAGAGAAAGACGCGTTGGTTGCGGTGTTGGAGGAGAAGCATAAGCTGTCGCGGTCTGAAATTGAGCGGATGATTGGGCAGCTGCTGCGGGAAGGCACCTTGTATGAGCCAGGGGAAGGACGCCTAAAGAAAACCTAAACGACAAAGCACACGCTAACCTGAAGCATTTTCTTGTTTATCTATGAGAAGGTAGGCGCTTGAAGGCTGCGAAAACGTAGAGGGATAGAGGTAGGTCCAAGACGTAGCTAAGCTACGGATCTAGGAGATGTAGGTAGTTTTCTTGTCTTCTTCCTTGCGCGTTTCCTCTGCCTGCACTGCTAGTTTCTCCTCGATTTTCTGCAGCCGCACCACCATCTTGTCGGCTTTGTCAACCTCTTGGTTTATGCCTGTCAAGTCAATGTTGAGGTTGAACATGTTGTTTATAACTTCGATGACGCTTTTTGCCGCCAACGGGTCAGGCAGGTAGCCGCGAGTTTCACCCAGCAAGCATAAGGCATCAATTTTTTTGAAGCGCGCTAACCCCAGAATCAGCCCTGCGGTGCCTACAATGGGGCTGCCTGTTTCGCTGACTGTTGCGCCGCCTTCTTTGGCTTTTTCTAGGATGCGTTGGTTGGTGCCTGCAACGACCACTTTGGGTTTTTCTTCTGTTTCCATGCGGTAGCCGCCGATGGTGACTATGGTGTGTACACTTTGTTTCTTAGCAAAGGAGACCATTTTGGCGGCGATTTCGTATTGCCCCTCAATGGTTTGGGATTGGCTGTCCCCCGTGAACAGGATGAGGTCATTTTTCTCCGCGGGGTCTTTGACGTAGTAGAAGGCTCCACGCAGAAGCCTCACGCTGCCCTTGCTGTTAACAAGAACGAAATACGGAAAATGGGGACTGTAGAGGTAGGCGAATTTTTTGGCTTTAAACTGTTTAATCAGGTAGCGTAGGGCGATTTTGCCCACCAAACCTAACCCAGGCAAGCCTTCAATTAAGATGGGGTTGTTTGCCTGAATCGGCGAGAACTCTTTGACGTATGTGGATTTCATTTTGCTTGCTGCTCCTGCGCCTGCTTTTTGAGTGCTAAACGGTACTTTAGATATTTATCTTCAGGAGAGAACTTGGCAGGATGCGGAACGTGTACCTTGCCGCCGCAGTGAGGGCAAACATCCGTGTTAAGTGTGTAGCGGCTGCAGCGTTCACATCTACGCAGAAGCCAAACCACTACTTCTCCCTTCTAAAAGAACCCTGCCCGCCAGCCTTAGTCACGTTAGTCACCACAGCTTGGCTAACTCGCTGCAAAAGCTCCTCGGCACGTTTCCAGTTATCCGCAGAAACCTCCAAACTGTATTTTGGTGCAGCAATGACGGCGAACTCGATTTTGGCGTCACGGGCTTTTTCAGATTTTCGTGCAGCCGCAAAGGCATCCTGTACACATCGAACGCCGTTGGGTTTCATACA is a window encoding:
- a CDS encoding proteasome assembly chaperone family protein; translated protein: MKSTYVKEFSPIQANNPILIEGLPGLGLVGKIALRYLIKQFKAKKFAYLYSPHFPYFVLVNSKGSVRLLRGAFYYVKDPAEKNDLILFTGDSQSQTIEGQYEIAAKMVSFAKKQSVHTIVTIGGYRMETEEKPKVVVAGTNQRILEKAKEGGATVSETGSPIVGTAGLILGLARFKKIDALCLLGETRGYLPDPLAAKSVIEVINNMFNLNIDLTGINQEVDKADKMVVRLQKIEEKLAVQAEETRKEEDKKTTYIS
- a CDS encoding RNA-protein complex protein Nop10, giving the protein MVWLLRRCERCSRYTLNTDVCPHCGGKVHVPHPAKFSPEDKYLKYRLALKKQAQEQQAK